A DNA window from Streptobacillus canis contains the following coding sequences:
- a CDS encoding lipoate--protein ligase translates to MKYIINESNDTAYNIALEEYAFKKLLKEEMIFLLWINKPSIIVGRHQNTIQEINKEFVRENNIEVVRRISGGGAVYHDYNNLNYTIISKESENKAFDFKSFSIPVIKTLESLGVKAEFTGRNDLEIDGKKICGNAQAYINGRIMHHGCLLFDVDLSVLSKALKVSKDKIESKGVKSVRARVTNIVDELPNKIDVKEFRDLLLDYMKKEYPEMTEYVFSEEEIAEINKAKAEKFGNWDWNYGKSPEYNITRSMKFEKGKIEVFVNVIDSKIDNIKIYGDFFGIEDVAAVEEVLKGAKYEQAEVLERLNSINISRYFAGISAEEVMKAIVE, encoded by the coding sequence ATGAAATATATTATTAATGAAAGTAATGACACAGCATATAACATTGCACTTGAAGAATATGCATTTAAAAAACTATTAAAAGAAGAAATGATATTCCTTTTATGGATTAACAAACCTTCAATAATAGTAGGAAGACACCAAAATACTATACAAGAAATTAACAAAGAGTTTGTTAGAGAAAATAACATTGAAGTTGTAAGAAGAATAAGTGGTGGAGGAGCTGTTTATCACGATTATAATAACTTAAACTATACTATAATTTCTAAAGAAAGTGAAAATAAAGCATTTGATTTTAAGAGTTTTTCAATTCCTGTAATTAAAACTTTAGAAAGTTTAGGTGTTAAAGCAGAATTTACTGGAAGAAATGATTTAGAAATAGATGGTAAAAAAATCTGTGGAAATGCACAAGCATATATCAATGGTAGAATAATGCACCATGGTTGTTTATTATTTGATGTTGATTTATCAGTATTATCTAAAGCTTTAAAAGTATCAAAAGATAAAATCGAATCTAAAGGTGTTAAATCAGTTAGAGCAAGAGTAACTAATATAGTAGATGAATTACCTAATAAAATTGATGTTAAAGAATTTAGAGATTTACTTTTAGATTATATGAAAAAAGAATATCCAGAAATGACAGAGTATGTATTCAGTGAAGAAGAAATAGCTGAAATAAATAAAGCTAAAGCAGAAAAATTTGGAAACTGGGATTGGAACTATGGAAAATCTCCAGAGTACAATATTACTAGATCAATGAAATTTGAAAAAGGTAAAATTGAAGTATTTGTAAACGTAATAGATTCAAAAATTGATAATATTAAAATATATGGAGACTTCTTTGGAATAGAAGATGTTGCAGCAGTAGAAGAAGTATTAAAAGGAGCTAAATATGAACAAGCTGAAGTTCTAGAAAGACTTAACTCTATAAATATTTCAAGATACTTTGCTGGAATTTCTGCTGAAGAAGTAATGAAAGCAATAGTAGAATAA
- a CDS encoding GAF domain-containing protein, which translates to MNYDLLYKEIEALLSDEDYQISRMANMSAFIMESMGDLNWVGFYIVHGDVLKVGPFQGKPACSNIPKGKGVCGYTWENEKTTVVEDVHEFPGHIACDAASNSEVVIPIFDKEGKMIAELDIDSPKLNRFSKEDVEFLERCAKLI; encoded by the coding sequence ATGAATTACGATTTATTATATAAAGAAATTGAAGCTCTACTTTCAGATGAAGATTATCAAATATCTAGAATGGCAAATATGTCAGCTTTTATAATGGAATCTATGGGAGATTTAAACTGGGTAGGATTTTATATAGTTCATGGAGATGTTTTAAAAGTTGGACCATTTCAAGGAAAACCTGCGTGTTCAAATATACCTAAAGGTAAGGGGGTTTGTGGATATACTTGGGAAAATGAAAAAACAACAGTAGTAGAAGATGTTCATGAATTTCCAGGACATATTGCATGTGATGCTGCTTCAAATTCAGAAGTTGTGATACCTATATTTGATAAAGAAGGAAAGATGATAGCAGAACTAGATATTGATTCTCCAAAACTAAATAGATTTAGTAAAGAAGATGTAGAATTTTTAGAAAGATGCGCAAAATTAATATAA
- a CDS encoding cytochrome c biogenesis CcdA family protein — protein MILFYLFGIMSFLTPCFMSIIPVYLTILTKKGNKFLNVTLFFIGLSTTFVLMGLSFSFIGSYIKKDLFRILAGIYIFMMGLIQLELFNNKFVDRVKMINLRDDYTNSYFYSFLLGFTFSMGWIPCITPTLSSILISIGVGDFSITKGIVAMLIYFLGLITPFIISTLIVKDMKNITKYLDEIKTMNGIILMVLGLLMIFNLIGAIGL, from the coding sequence ATGATATTATTTTACTTGTTTGGAATAATGTCATTTCTAACACCTTGTTTTATGTCTATTATTCCAGTTTATTTAACTATACTGACAAAAAAAGGAAATAAATTTCTTAATGTTACTCTATTTTTTATAGGTTTATCAACAACATTTGTATTAATGGGTTTAAGTTTTTCATTTATAGGTTCATATATAAAAAAGGACTTATTTAGAATCTTAGCAGGTATATATATATTTATGATGGGATTAATTCAACTTGAGCTATTTAATAACAAATTTGTTGATAGGGTAAAAATGATTAATTTAAGAGATGATTATACCAATTCATACTTTTATTCATTTCTTTTAGGATTTACTTTTTCTATGGGATGGATACCTTGTATTACACCTACTTTAAGTTCTATACTTATAAGTATAGGTGTAGGAGATTTTAGTATTACTAAAGGTATAGTTGCAATGTTAATATATTTCTTAGGATTAATTACACCATTTATTATTTCAACTTTAATAGTAAAAGATATGAAAAATATTACTAAATATTTGGATGAAATAAAAACTATGAATGGTATTATACTTATGGTGCTTGGATTACTTATGATATTTAATTTAATTGGTGCTATAGGATTATAG
- a CDS encoding glutathione peroxidase — protein sequence MNIYDFTVKDNLNKDVSLNEYKGKVLLIVNTATKCGLANQFNDLEDLYNKYRDKGFEILAFPCNQFLNQEPLSDSEISSTCSLNFNTHFKIFKKIDVNGLNEDPLYTYLKKETKGIFGSNIKWNFTKFLIGKNGKIIKRFPPITSPKKIEKYIETLL from the coding sequence ATGAATATTTATGATTTTACAGTTAAAGATAACCTAAATAAAGATGTATCTTTAAATGAATATAAAGGTAAAGTTCTATTAATAGTTAATACTGCAACTAAATGTGGGCTTGCCAATCAATTTAATGATTTAGAAGATCTATACAATAAGTATAGAGATAAAGGATTTGAAATACTTGCTTTTCCTTGTAATCAATTTTTAAATCAAGAACCCTTAAGTGACAGTGAAATAAGTAGTACCTGTTCTTTAAATTTTAATACACACTTTAAAATCTTCAAAAAAATTGATGTTAATGGGCTTAATGAAGACCCTTTATATACTTACTTAAAAAAGGAAACAAAAGGAATATTTGGTAGCAATATTAAATGGAATTTTACTAAGTTTTTAATAGGAAAAAATGGCAAAATTATTAAAAGATTCCCACCTATAACTTCACCTAAAAAGATAGAAAAATACATAGAAACTTTACTATAA